A stretch of the Kushneria konosiri genome encodes the following:
- a CDS encoding DUF368 domain-containing protein gives MKRHVTLFLKGMGMGAADSVPGVSGGTIAFVTGIYQELIETIRRFGPSAFGALREHGLKGLIVHLNLGFLIPLLAGIAASVLSLAHLVSYLLDHQAMLLNAFFFGLVVASAIVVARRLDRWRLVFLLPLALGALLAHFLPTILPSGGGALMLMVAGAIAISAMLLPGVSGSFLLLTMGMYHTVIDAIKAFDIVTMAQFGLGCLVGLFTFSRVLSWLFRHHYSTTLYLLIGFILGSLPVLWPWRSLDSYTMSPEGEVVPLTYKLLSPETYTAVTGEPSHVWIALALALIGFILVVAVGERSGDDSPRVSTDSQSMSKE, from the coding sequence GTGAAAAGGCATGTGACGCTTTTTCTGAAAGGCATGGGCATGGGGGCGGCGGATTCCGTCCCCGGTGTGTCCGGTGGGACCATCGCCTTTGTAACAGGCATCTATCAGGAGCTGATCGAGACCATTCGACGCTTTGGCCCCAGCGCCTTTGGTGCCCTGCGTGAACACGGTCTGAAAGGTCTGATCGTGCATCTCAATCTTGGCTTTCTGATCCCGCTGCTGGCCGGGATCGCTGCCAGTGTGCTCAGCCTGGCGCATCTGGTGAGCTATCTGCTGGACCATCAGGCCATGCTGCTCAACGCCTTTTTTTTCGGGCTGGTAGTGGCTTCGGCGATCGTGGTGGCGCGCCGGCTGGATCGCTGGCGTCTGGTGTTTCTTCTGCCGTTGGCGCTCGGGGCGCTGCTGGCGCATTTTCTACCGACCATCCTGCCCAGTGGCGGCGGAGCACTGATGCTGATGGTGGCTGGCGCCATCGCCATCAGCGCAATGCTGTTGCCGGGTGTCTCCGGCAGCTTTTTGCTGCTGACCATGGGCATGTATCATACGGTAATCGATGCCATCAAGGCGTTTGATATCGTCACCATGGCCCAGTTCGGTCTGGGGTGTCTGGTGGGGCTTTTTACCTTTTCACGCGTGTTGTCGTGGCTTTTCAGGCACCACTATTCCACCACGCTTTATCTTCTGATCGGCTTCATTCTGGGATCACTTCCGGTACTGTGGCCCTGGCGCTCGCTGGACAGTTATACGATGTCACCGGAAGGCGAGGTGGTGCCACTGACCTACAAGCTGCTGTCACCGGAAACCTATACGGCCGTGACCGGTGAGCCGTCACATGTGTGGATCGCACTGGCGCTGGCGCTGATCGGATTTATTTTGGTGGTGGCCGTAGGAGAACGTTCCGGTGATGACTCGCCACGGGTCTCCACGGACAGTCAGTCAATGTCAAAGGAGTAG